A segment of the Mytilus trossulus isolate FHL-02 chromosome 12, PNRI_Mtr1.1.1.hap1, whole genome shotgun sequence genome:
gccctttatagtcaatttttaacaattttcattaatttggtaaatttatgtaaatttttaccaaatatagttctctgttactaatgggcaaagttcatgatagatatgattgtaagaagcaaaatcgttcagtaaagtaagaacttcaaacacatcaccatcaccaaaatacaattttgtcatgaatccatttgtgtcctttgtttaatatgcacatagaccaaggtgagcgacacaggctctttagagcctctagtttaatatgcacatagaccaagatGAGCAACACAGACTCTTTAGAAAGATAAATTCCCTCAGGTATATGCTGTGAATGGTACTTTAAAAagagaaataacaaaaaaatgatgaaCGGCAATCAACACTTACCAAGTACCTTTACTTGGATTctttcaggaaaaaaaaaatgaacaagcAGTAACAAACAATgtcaaacaaatacatatagtTCAGATATCTTGACCTGGTACCTTATGGGGAAACATTACTTGGTAAACTAGTTATACTTATGGTAAAATAGCAGCTCTTGTTACAGATAGTCATCTTATTTATGATAGAAttcaaatatcttttaaaaacaatatctaAAATCTGTTTCCTGCAGTGTTAATAATCTGGTTCCCTCATTGGTCTACACAATATGTTTATACTGCTcctctttgtttacattgtagaTATTTGAACCAGTTCTCCACTGTTTAACATGTATGTTTATACTGATCCTCTTTGTTTTCATTGTAGATATTTGAACCAGTTCTGCACTGTTTAACATGTATGTTTATACTGATcctctttgtttacattgtagaTATTTGAACCAGTTCTCCACTGTTTAACATGTATGTTTATACTGCTcctctttgtttacattgtagaTATTTGAACCAGTTCTCCACTGTTTAACATGTATGTTTATACTGATCctctttgttttacattgtagaTATTTGAACCAGTTCTGCACTGTTTAACATGTATGTTTATACTGATCCTCTTTGTTTTCATTGTAGATATTTGAACCAGTTCTGCACTGTTTAACATGTATGTTTATACTGATCctctttgttttacattgtagaTATTTGAACCAGTTCTGCACTGTTTAACACGAATGATCCATCCTTTGTCTCTAGATAGTGATGAGTATAAAGACCCTCTCTGTGTGTTGACAGAGCTATGTGATATAAAAAGTGGCAATACAAGACCAGTCTGTTCACTGGTATGTACAAATCATTGTTGTTACTTTAATACATCAGGCCATTGGTCAGTATAAGACCCCCTCTGTGTGTTGACAGAGTTATGTGATATAAAAAGTGGCAATACAAGGCCAGTCTGTTCACTGGTATGTACAAATCATTGTTATTACTTTTAAAAGCCAAGGGCAGATAACTTTACTGAAGTTGAAAGGACATTTTgtagggtttttttttcaagaaaataaggCCTGTGACAGCTATCGTTTTAAACATGTAAGTAACACCAAAAACCTTTGACTGCATCTTTGTTATTACATGACAcaatgtaacaataaaaaacagttttaaaactctttcaatacaaattttgtGATGTGTGATattgatgttctttccattgtATAGATCCAGAAACAGgacataatataataattcatttatatatatatatattaataaaaactcCTTCAATACATGTGTTGTGTAAATTAATGTTCTTGCATTTGTATAGATCCAGGTATTGGGATTGCATGTTTGTATTCCTTTAGATAattctttctttgttttttacagATAGTAAAACAGAATAACTGGTTACCCGATTCTTTAACACAAGCGGCAGGGATAGAGTTAGAGAAGTTGTCCATGTTAGGACCATTTCTTGGTTTATCATTGTTTGCTGAAGACAATGTGAGTTGgtaatttaacaataaaaactaGCAGTGTAAAATATTAtagtaaaaaagaaatttcacgGTAGATGGTTTTGAATGCATTTTTCTATaacaaatacaatacaattttcaaGAAAGCATTCATTAagcattatttgatttaatgtAAAAGTTCCATTTGAAAGTGGCTATTGTGAAGTCTTCATACAATCATTTATTTGCTTTTGGAGTATCATCTTGCAGTTAATTAAGTTTTATGTCTAATGTAAATggcataaataaaggcaacagtagtataccgctgatcaaaactcgtaaatcgatggacaaaaaacaaaattggggcaacaaaccaaaaattAGGGAAactcattaaatataagaggagaacaacaaatacaacatcaATACCAAACACATGAATCTGGGATAGTACCCTGACACATCTTATAGTTATGTGAATTCaaactcaaatataagagaaaaaacaaatgacacaatggaaatgtaacacacacagaaacgaactataatataacaatggccttATTCCTGACAtgaaagaaaataatagtgagttgaacctggttttgtggcatgccaaacctccctttTTAATGGCAATGTTGAATATAACTTTGAAATGACACCataacattacaggactacaatacaaataaataggaaacatattagacaaagaaacacatgaataaTAGCATTATGTAGTAAAGGAGATCTGTAGTAcatttttacacattgtgacttggatggagagttttctcttTGACGCATCTTTCTATTTCtgtatatttcaaaaagacagTAGttgaaacaacatataaaatcaaaacagaaaatattatttcaacaaCCAGCCATATTCTAATAAGTATGtcacaaatatatgtttaacttttcatatgtatttaatgtacatgtatgtgaatgGTATTGaacaatttatatttcagacTAGAGtagtagaaaaatatttttctggccATCAGTTAACACCAGACAATATCAGGATAACACAACAGTCATTACAACATGGCTTAGAATTTGTACGAGTAAGTACACACACACTATTACATATGTTGTgtaggtaaaacaatttaaatgaaaaaactaATGGACTAATTTATAaacgtaaaaacaaatatgtaacacatcaaaaacccacaaccactgaattacaggctcctgtcAGACTTGGAATAGAAATATGCATACAGAATGTTCcatggttaaacatgttagcgggatcccaaccctttctgtaacctgggacagtagtgtaacagaacaacataaaaaaaggaactaaaaatcagttgagataggcttaactcatcagatagatgCAAATAGAAATATTGTATAGCAGGTAATTTTTACAGTTGCAAAATTTCACGATTTtaattgaataaggtatacgaaatattctgggggattcaaaacttttatcattACCTTTGCAAGTACTCTTTTAAAttggtgtgatttttttttggcgaTTTCATTCTATCCTCAAAAGTAACCCACTATACggtacatctaacaaaaacacagagtggacgtaGCTGCATACATGTGGAACCCAACAACAAATAGACATTAAGAACAGATCTAGATCTGAGAGTGCTcccagttactgacagctagatcaacaactgataaaaaaaatcaagcacctaatatacatttgtttatgtaaatttagatggatgtactttttatttatataaatgcaaggtttttgtatatttttttattagtatattgtcataaatttatttttcatatcagcatattattataattttaaaaaatcagtttgttatttatttcagaatgaATTATATAAGATAATGCATACTATTCTAGTCAACTCTGAGAGCAGAGATTCAGCCTTGTCTTTCATAGCCACAGCTTTAGAGAGAAACTCTAAAAAATCTCAAATACAGGTAAGTTATATCTTACAGAACTATTTCAAGTGATGTTTATGTTAGTTTATTATAAACAGATTTCAATATATTTGCTGTTGTTTCTTATGGACAGTGCACACACACTTTTTGCTTACTTGATCTTTATTGTTAGTGAGCTGTATGTTTATACCCCTGCTTTGGAacaattttacacatgatagccaagttgaaaattttcgtcacatttttctcagaaactacaatacaaggatttctgaaatttggtttcaggatttatacaAGTCGGCTATATGGTGTGATGccttttcagattcatcattcaGCAACTTCGTGTTTATTGAACATTTGCATAAATTtacatcagtgagcagtagctcgcagtttcatttgtttattctttgaaCCTTATTTATGGCATGTTACATATTTCCATGGTGTCATTTATTTTCCAGGTAGATGAGCGATATGTTGCAGGAGACGGCTTTATGTTGAATTTATTGTCAGTATTACAGATGTTAACTGTCAATAAAATTAGTCTAGAAAAGGTTAGTAGCATACATTAAGTATAAAGAAGTTGTTCTTTTAAGAAAGGAGATTGTGGAATTTTATGGTGAGGTATGGTTGGCTGCTGCCAAAAAGTTCTGTGGAATAACTATGAACTTTCCACTAAGGCttttcaaatatgtatatattgttaCTGATGAAATCATAGAGGTCTTTTTCCTTTAacttactgtaaaccaacttattttcgcgagcgatttatttttcGCTAATTTCGCGAGCATTCAAAAAACGCCGAAATAAATCGCCGCGAATAAGTCCATAAATTCTAATGGGGCATGTAACAAAATTTAAGATGAGAAAATGACAAACTTTATTACTGAaaggaaattgaaataaaaacacaaacatcaTTATGTAAACAAACAGATTAGACGACATAATTATTCAGGTAAGTCATATCGCAGGTGTGTACGTATTCAATTATTTATCGACTGTCAACATTCCACTTCTCACCCAACCGTTACGGATTACACCTTTTTGATCTTTCACCTTTTGAATGGCTTGAATAATCCAATTAGTGTGTATTGGCTTTATGTTTGACAACTTCAAattgatttcaacatttttgaCAGTTTTACCAGCTTTCAATTGCTTACCAACTTGTTGTGCATACCATGCAGTGAAACACAATTTCACTACCTCCTTAATCTGAGAATTACCAGATAAATCAAGGGGTTGAAGCTCTCCAATACACCCTCCTGGAACATATTTAATTAGTATGCCTGTTTTCTGTAACTTGTTAATGAACGATTCAACACGATGAGCAGCATAAACATCAAATATTGCTAGAGCTGGTTGTTTAAGTGGGAGATTTAAACGGTCACGTTGTTCGTGAATGTACGGCAATAGAATAGTgtcaataaatcaaaacatagtTTGTTCGTTTGACCAGTGGTTTTCGGAATGATGAATATCCCAACCTTTAGGAAATTTCACTGGAGGGTGACATTGATCAGTTTTCCCTTGATACAGTAGTTGAGGGGGAGTAAATTCCCTGCCATGGTGCATGTTAAAAGAGCCGTAATCTGGCGTTTATCCTCGAGACCAGTAATTTCAACTTGCTTTGACCCTGTAAATACAAAGGAGggtcaattttaatttcatttaaatggagatggattttatgtttatttttttgacgtttattgttttatatagtgaattatcatcaatattattgatatcatgagaaacaaaaattttcaacaaaataatttgtttgtttggcCTGAATTGATCgttactataaaaataaaataaaattataaggcataacaaaataaaataaaaaccttACCTTCTTCCACCATTGTCCAATTCCCACATGGAAttatactgatatttgtttGGTCAAAGTTCATCACTAATTCTTCGGGAATGTtattttcagttataatttttgaAACACTGCCGAGAAATTCTACCCTAAGTTCATCAAAATTAGCAGGCACTTTGCGTGCTGCTTTTGTCCCTTTCCGTTTAATGAAACCGATTCTCCTAAGAAAAGACTCGGCCCAAGATCTATGAAGAGAAATATGTCCACCATTCTCCTGTAGCATACTTCTGCACTTATGCTCCAAGATTCCCGTAGCACAGGCtatcaaaatttgtttgtttactattGCACCCGTTGCACGAAGTTTTTTGACGTAATCCACAACTTCTTCGTCGTATTTTCCAAGTAATTTTGGGCGACCTTTCGGACTTCTGCTCAATtccacaatttttttctctggtgttttgttcatttcatcgatatattgttttttcataGATCTAACAGTactttcatttattgttttatccaacaatttagaaaaatgttttgCAGCACTGGTATTCCCATGTTCGCAAGCATATCTTGCTATTTTAGCTCTCTGCTCGgatgaattatttgaatattcgCCACGTTTTCTTTTTCGGTTAGGAGACTGCAAAACGTCTTTAACTGATGAATTTGCAACGGTGACAGTTTTCGCTGTTTCAGCGTCTTTTTCTACATTAGGATCGGGCAGTAATGAATCCAAAGAATTGTCTAATTCTCCACTTGTAGTTTTTTGATTGATTAAATATTGCCATAAAGACATCCTTAAACTGACAATTGAATTATAAGAATAAATAATTTAGGAGTTGTACAGGTGCGTGAATTCAGTTCACGTTCGGTCAAGTTTTAATTAGTGACAATAGACGTAGGgattttattgacattttaaaatacacTCTAGGGAGAGTGTTAATAGCGAAAATAAGTAGCCGCGAAATTGAATTGACTTCCGAAAACGCGAAAATAAGTagccgcgaaaataagttggtttacagtattcttttcaaaatttatggAGCCTCATTGGCCTTGTGGTTTAATTTGTCCTAATACCAATTGCTAGCGGGTTAGGGTTGTTAATTTGAATCCCACTTAGATTGTCACGTTTCCTATTCAAGAGTTATGATCCTGGGTAAATTGAAATATGGCACTTTATGTTGTTTCTGAGCAATAATTTATGAACCATTCAACTTATTCTTTTTagtttcattacatttttaCAGATGACAAAATGGACGTCAGTTTTGATATTGAATATAGTTTCTATGCAGTAACTTATGAACCATTTATATGATCCTTGATAGGTTTAATAGTATTTATAAAGTGAAGGTAAAGTTAACTGTACGCAATGttaatttgtaagtttatggtCAGAATGTGACATATTTACtcaatatttatgtaatatatttatagGTAGATCCTTATTATCCATTTCATCCTAATTCCCGTGTCAGCATTAAGTCAGAAACACGACTTCGAGCTCTGCCTAATGATTGTGACAAGTGGACAGAAAAACTCAGTAAGtattaatcatttatttctATTCTTTTCAGTAATCATTAATTGAGCCATTTAAGGGcttaatttaatcaatttatctgaaaaaaactGTCATTAAAGAACTTGAATAATGCAGTACATATTAAGGTTTCTAGTATGACGTGCTTCTTACGCTgtgtaaacaacactgtgataaaattctcTATATATCTATAGTTGGCGCTTCCAATGATTTTGCTAGCGCTCGTCACTTTCgtaatttacaataaatttacCTGTCTCTATGTTTTGACAAGTCTTTGACCCCCAGGAAATTAACATTTGCAATTTAACGACAAGTTGAACAACAGACCCCTGGTGTTACAACTTGTGATAACAACTTATCCTTTTATTGCGATCAGATGGGTCACTAATTCGTTAATTATTAATAAACCTCATAATTATTTTCCCTAGGAAAATTAGTCAGTCTGCATTTCAACAGTTTCATGATTTGATCAAAATTGTTTCCCCCTGGACAGTTCgcatttgaatttcaatatttttcaaacgaTCACAAATTGAAGTTTGTTCGTCTTTGAGTTTTCATTCAAACGCATTTTCgtcatatttaatataaattttcatcaaaaaaaaCTTTCGACAACCTTTAAAATATACaactttattcaaaacattCAGGAGTGAACAGGTGCTTCCTGTACACTGTGCTATGCATGCGTGAAAGTATTCCTATGACTATTTATAGAaccaaaatgtaaaatacaaatcatcTAGTATCAATTAAAAGAGAGAGACAAATATATATCTCTTACTTGATAAATGATAATTTCCTGATGAATCTGGactcatttgaattttataatctATGTGTCACTTCctgttttcatttaattttaaaaactgaaattaGAAAACGTGATTAATTCACTATTCTTGATTTGTTTACAACCTCCATACAATCATTTAAATCGTTCCAAAAAGGATTTTATACAGTTCCAACTTCATAGAAATTTTATCCAAATATCAACTTAGACTTTTTATAAGGATAATGATTATGCAGTGAAATAATCATTGCAAGTTAATTTCTGCTGTGATcccttgtttaaaaaaaatggaatccAACTTTTGTTGATACGGAATGTTCCCTGAAACAAACTGAAGAGAAATTGTGAACTAAGTTTCAGGATCCCATGTCAGAATCTTTCACAATACAGTCAAATCATACAATAACTGCCAATCATGCATAAATCCTTAAAAATCTGACAAAGTTAGAAATGAGGCATACATTCTTGGTCCCTTGCTGTTACACAAAAATAGGTTGAATTTAATAGCACACAAAAGTGACTAAAGCCCTAAAAATCCTAGCTTAAACCCTGGTGCTTCGCTGattaatttataattcaaacatgTTCGGTTTTTTTCTCCAGAATCTGAGAAGAAGCCCCCATGGCAGGATCCTAAGTTTCCTACAGAATGCTTCTTTGTGACGTTACACTGTCATCATCTCTCTATTGTACCTGCCACACGACGTTACCAACAAAGGTTAAAGGCCATTAGGGACGTCAGTCGTATGGTGGATGAACTAGAGAACACAGAACCAATCTGGAGTAAACTTCCTAATGCTGCAAGAAATAAAGAACTTctaaaaaaatggaaatctCAGGTCCAGGTATGGCTCTTTTATCTTTGATAGAAATAAAGAACTTCTAGTATTCAAGTAGACCCACTACTTCAGGATCATTTACTTtact
Coding sequences within it:
- the LOC134692915 gene encoding uncharacterized protein LOC134692915 is translated as MSLWQYLINQKTTSGELDNSLDSLLPDPNVEKDAETAKTVTVANSSVKDVLQSPNRKRKRGEYSNNSSEQRAKIARYACEHGNTSAAKHFSKLLDKTINESTVRSMKKQYIDEMNKTPEKKIVELSRSPKGRPKLLGKYDEEVVDYVKKLRATGAIVNKQILIACATGILEHKCRSMLQENGGHISLHRSWAESFLRRIGFIKRKGTKAARKVPANFDELRVEFLGSVSKIITENNIPEELVMNFDQTNISIIPCGNWTMVEEGSKQVEITGLEDKRQITALLTCTMAGNLLPLNYCIKGKLINVTLQ